The Silene latifolia isolate original U9 population chromosome X, ASM4854445v1, whole genome shotgun sequence genome contains the following window.
ATGTTACATAAAACACATAGTCACAGACCTAAAACTAATTAACAGCATGCTTCATAAGGAAAAAAAATATGCAAATGCGGCTTTAACTTAATTCATCAACCAGCAGCAATGACCAGGGCATATATGTGAAGGTTTTACATTTTTACATGTTGCATAGCAAATTATCATCCCTCCTTAATGAAAAGCTATTTATTCCACAGTCACAGACCTAGAGCTAAAGGAGAACATACTTCTTGATTAAAAGATACACATGTAATATTAAGCTAATTCCTACAACCAGTAGTTACGACTGGCAAATATCAAAAATTCACATGAAGAAAGGACACAAAAACTTCACAAGGAAGAGTTTGTGCCTGAAATACAGAAATAGACTGCAAATATCCACAAGTTTACCTACGATCAGGTCCAGCTCCTTCTGCAACAGTATCACTAACTGTCAAAATTGCAACTTGAACAGCACAGTCCCCAAAGTCGGTTACAGCAGGCCCCTTAGGCGTTTCTTGTGATGCAATTTCCTTCTTCACAACAGCGTTGAGTAAATCAGAAATTACAATGGCAGACATCACTGTTCCAGGAGGAAGCACTGCTCCTCCAGGTGGGAGCTCTAACAAAGCATTTGCAGACTTCATACTCAAAAGACGGCTGCTCATCTGTTGACCAGTGCTCTCAGCTACAAAACTGAGATTTAAAGACAAATATATAGCATGTAAAATTGAATGATTTCAAAACTATATGGTATAAGCTATTTAAGTGAACAGGCTCCCACCATCAAAGCTCCGAAAAGAGAACTATCAGCTATGAGAGGGTAGAAGTCGAAAGTGGAGCAGTGAAAGTACAGGCAAAAGGGGAAACATTCGAAAAATCCTACCCAGGTCTCCCTGATCCATCATTATCCTTCCATTTGATAGTAGCACGGTGAAATTCAGGTCGAATGGGATCCGCTTTGATTGGCCGCTCAAGGCAAGCATGAACCCTACACATGAAACCAACGCGTGAAGCTGATAAGGTACAATTGATCTGACAATAATGTAGTGATGAGTTAACCAGCGCAATACTCCCCCCAACCCATTTATAGTGTTTACCTTTGACTTTGTTGGTCAAACGATGATTAGTTTTGCCAATATTTTCTTACAATAAACAATATTACCAACATTTTGAACacaataatatgtaaataataatcAGATTTTATATCGTATCTATACATATATTTGAAGAAACTAATGTCAAAGTTGACATCAATTGACCACAGAATAAAACAGGGTCAATAATTTGGAAAGGAGGTAGTATAAAATAAGTTTATATAAACGATAGAATCAGGTCACAATAGTATTTGTACCTTAGCAGATCAGGGTTTGTCCATCCAGAAAGACAGCGAATAGCTGGCACCACAAAGAGATGGAAAGCGACTAAACAGCTTACTGGGTTACCAGGCAATCCAAAAGCTAACACTTTGGAAACTTCCTTACTCTGGGACGGCTTTACATTCATTTCAGCAAACGTCAAAGGCTTCCCCGGTTTCATGAGAACCTACAACATTCATAACTATTCCATAAAATTAGTATTAAGAAGAAAAAAGAACATAAACAAATTATAGCTCGGAAGCTTCGAGTATGAATTGATCCCACTCAGCTGAGCAAGTCCTAAAATGCGCCAAGGTATCAGACAATAAATGTTTAACCTAGATTGTGAACCAGGTGGACCTTACAGAGCCACACTTGGAGTAAACATAGTCACCTTAGTGAAATGCATTTTTCCTCTCCTCTCTAACAATGGTTTCACATAATCTCGATCACCCATTGAAACTCCACCAGAACTCAAAATAATCTCAACTCCAGCAGCAAATGCCTTGTCGATGATTTTTTCAAGTTCCGTCACATCATCACGAGCAATACCTAGGTCAACAACTTTGCATCTTTGTTCCACTGCAGCTGCTAGTAGCATAGCACGGTTGGAGTCCCTAATCTACAATGAAATAGTAAGCATCAGTTCTGTAAGAATATAGAAGTTAAGACATCTAGCAAAAAGTGAATCATAGGTAGATGAAAGGAAATGCAAATCTATCCGGTATGGGGAATGGCCATTCTACTACAACAAACATCATACATTGTGAAATCAAGTTATCTGCTCACAAGAAATTTCTGACTTGTTTATTTTCAGACTTTTCAAAGCTCCATACAACTAGCATTAAAATGTGTCACAACAGCTGACTCAGGCAGGCAAACCACACATCGGTATGGCACGAGAATTTAAACGATGGCCACCAGCCCACCTCACTTTAGTGGTCACCGAGACAGACGAACCTCAGGCTCTCTCAGCCATTAGTTTTGGGTGGGAAATATCTGACCATCCACTAAGTTGGCTATCATGATTTTCTATAATCAATCATAACAATGACAACGTAGACATTATAATATGTTAAAGCTTACAATATAGGACATGATAGCATGGTTATCATGTTCTGATTATTTAAACTTGACacaaaattataaaattaaatattttcattttagcTTTCAGGGGAGCTCGAGTGCTAGAATAACCAAGGGAAGTGACAATTGATAAGCATTTATATGTCATTCATGCCCGGAAGGAAGAGAGcagaaggaaaaagaggaaaCAAAATTTTATTTTCACATTTCCTTTGTGCATAATGATGACCAGAAACTAAAATACAACAGGTGATTTTTGTGCAACCGCCTCCTCTGTCTCTTACCCCAAATTGCCAAAATGAACACGGCAGGAAAAGCCCACCTTCATTCCAATAGATTATAATTTTTTAAGATTACAAATATTAAGAGGATTCTGAATAGCATAGCATGCCAACAGGTAGAAACTGGCAGTATCAAAGAGCGACAAAGTGTTGAATCATGAGCCAACTACCTGACCACGCTGTAGATTTCTGGTTGTTGGCTCCACAAGTTCATCTCCAGTTGAAAGTACTCCGACAGTTGGTGTGCGATGAACCTACCATAAAGCACAAATAATCAGTCATTCGAAGCGCCAAGGAAATTTATCAAACAAAATGAAGCAGACACTCATGAGTCATGACACATCATATACCTTCACCAAAGTCACACCCACAGTGGCAAGCAGACCAATTTCTGAGGTGCCAATAAGATCACCAGCATTCAAGACCACATCATCTTTTTCAATGTCACAGCCCTAAGAAAGAATTGTCAGGAGTGACACAACAGAGTTAAATATTTCACCAACTAATCGTTTAAGGACAAATCAGCACAAGCAGCAAATctaagttatttcattatttaaCTATTCGTATGTGAGATATATCGATCATATCATTCTAAGGTAGAATGATGCCAAAACAAAGTCCCACAGAAAAGTGTGCAAGGAAGTATAGCACAATTATGTTATTCTAGAAGAGGAGGTAACATACCACTGGACGAATATCAGCACCAGGCTTAGTTTGCACCAGTATTCTCACTCGTTTCGACTCACTGGAATCACTTTTAATTTCTTCAGTATCTTCAACTTGAATAACAGCATCGGCTCCGTCAGGGATGGGCCCTGTGTGCAAatttgaaagaaaagaaaagagtgaaaaaataACTCGGGGATGAGAAAGTATCACGCCGCAGAATCATACTCCTATGACCAATCAGTGTGTTTAAACCTTGAGAATTCCAATGTTATTAATGAGTATTACTTGAACATCCACGGAAGACAATCAATGATGCCCATACCAAAACTCAGAGTGTTTGCAATCTAGAAAAACTACACTTATGCAGTCAGATTTCCATTTCAGACACAAGAGATGATAAGTAGGACAAAATAATATCAAAATAAGATGTTCAAAACCTCAAATGCCATATCTTACATGAGGCCAAACATCTTAATACATAGAAAAGATTATTTACCAACAAATAGTACACAAACATCTCATAAGACAACAAACCCTCACAAAGTAAGATCTATAATGAAACAAGGTCAGTGAAAAGGTTTGAAACTTGTAGCAGTTAGAAACCAATtatgttgtgttttttttttcacataGGATGAAATTCAACAGATATAAATAAAGTCAAATTCCTAAATTGGGACATATAAAGCCTACCTCCGGTAGTCACGTAAGCAACAGTTCCAGAAGTCACAGTCACCCCAAGAGCGTCGTTACCCGCCCTGGATTCAGTAATTACAGGGTATTCCCCGGGGCCATCCGCAGCAACTACTGCATATCCATCCTGTAAACATATTAAATCATAATAATTGTTAAAGTCCACCTCCCAGAAAATTCAACCAACCTGAAGCTTAAAGCATTATTAGATGGAATCGAAAAAAATCAAATGTCTTCATGCAAGGAGTGATGATATATCAATGACAATATCCAACCATCACCATATCCCATAATACAAGCACCACTCCACCCTTACAATATATATCTCATTTCATTGATTGCATCTGCCGCTTATTCTGTTGGATCTTCGATGTCTGTAG
Protein-coding sequences here:
- the LOC141622869 gene encoding molybdopterin biosynthesis protein CNX1-like, which produces MMIGVEEALKIVIAASERLEPETLSLDQCLGKVLAQDILAPDPLPPYPASIKDGYAVVAADGPGEYPVITESRAGNDALGVTVTSGTVAYVTTGGPIPDGADAVIQVEDTEEIKSDSSESKRVRILVQTKPGADIRPVGCDIEKDDVVLNAGDLIGTSEIGLLATVGVTLVKVHRTPTVGVLSTGDELVEPTTRNLQRGQIRDSNRAMLLAAAVEQRCKVVDLGIARDDVTELEKIIDKAFAAGVEIILSSGGVSMGDRDYVKPLLERRGKMHFTKVLMKPGKPLTFAEMNVKPSQSKEVSKVLAFGLPGNPVSCLVAFHLFVVPAIRCLSGWTNPDLLRVHACLERPIKADPIRPEFHRATIKWKDNDGSGRPGFVAESTGQQMSSRLLSMKSANALLELPPGGAVLPPGTVMSAIVISDLLNAVVKKEIASQETPKGPAVTDFGDCAVQVAILTVSDTVAEGAGPDRSGPRAIAVINSSSEKLGGAKVVATAVVPDDIPKIKEILRRWSDVDKIDLILTLGGTGCTPRDVTPEATKEVIEKETPGLLYVMMQESLKVTPFAMLSRSAAGIRGSTLIINMPGNPNAVAECMEALLPALKHGLKQVKGDKREKHPRHLPHALAAPVDTWEKSYNKATGAEEHGCSCSH